A window from Purpureocillium takamizusanense chromosome 3, complete sequence encodes these proteins:
- a CDS encoding uncharacterized protein (EggNog:ENOG503NVM9~COG:D~COG:P) codes for MATYPSFPPRLTSTVSSCSSLTEMNTRHRKLHLLVAATGPRDTSWAQALVVRLSKNTQIETRAIVDDVVPRLTQTIIVMENRTLTPGQGDRADDIEFYRQQAYELVEWADLMVCVPLDADGIAKLLAGIADTFLGEVLRGWNPQKSVVLVPGMSTHMWSNPMTKRHLSKLYRKWNWIRVMTPILWHYEGAPNPKRVPNWNGFNEVLGIIKNQADLLGLGRDVEIATSAPLVSDSDVKIQAKLPPEIWTLVLDYAGDWELAKALGMYTNLPMPQPWCLEPKDPTDPLKVYEHELEWTVLTCNSAAICKKLSQSPPNFQDIPALVVKLVIRFALIEVLEYMENNRPDLFKAFDGTTLPSNASAYYPRTDVLDYWKQSRWFRDKHIYDAEAVDGASKNGHVRILDWWWRRSGLPLRYTETALEQASGRGHLLVLEWWRDAAAQDDSIVLRPGRSLLWATQHGQADVLRWWDASGIPVAHGDSVAKVASRWGRVNVLEAWRRLKGDNKLVFDPEVLISSTIHQHVEVLEWWRKFAHGELEGMDGRKQPVEFRTCNIEEALEDSIGDQSKARKWWAQYGLDLRMRNEEWLQTRYL; via the coding sequence ATGGCGACCTATCCGTCTTTTCCGCCGCGGCTGACGTCGACCGTGTCTTCGTGTTCCTCGCTCACCGAGATGAACACGCGCCACCGCAAACTGCatctccttgtcgccgccactGGCCCGCGCGACACCTCCTGggcgcaggccctcgtcgtgcGCCTGTCCAAGAATACGCAGATCGAGACGAGGGCCATTGTTGATGACGTTGTCCCGCGCCTGACGCagaccatcatcgtcatggaGAACCGCACCCTGACgcccggccagggcgaccgcgccgacgacatcgaaTTCTACAGGCAGCAGGCCTATGAGCTGGTCGAGTGGGCGGACCTGATGGTGTGCGTgccgctcgacgccgacggcatcgccaagCTGCTTGCAGGCATCGCCGACACCTTTTTAGGCGAGGTGCTTCGGGGATGGAACCCCCAGAAGAGCGTGGTGCTCGTCCCGGGCATGAGCACGCACATGTGGTCGAACCCCATGACGAAGCGCCACCTGAGCAAGCTGTATCGCAAGTGGAATTGGATTCGCGTCATGACGCCGATCTTGTGGCATTACGAGGGCGCGCCGAACCCCAAGCGCGTCCCCAATTGGAACGGCTTCAACGAAGTGCTGGGCATTATCAAGAACCAGGCGGACCTCCTGGGGCTCGGGCGCGACGTGGAGATTGCTACCAGCGCTCCCCTGGTCTCGGATAGCGACGTCAAGATACAGGCCAAGCTGCCACCCGAGATATGGACCCTTGTGCTGGACTATGCAGGCGACTGGGAGCTTGCCAAGGCCCTCGGCATGTACACAAACCTGCCCATGCCGCAGCCGTGGTGCCTCGAGCCTAAAGATCCGACCGATCCGCTGAAGGTGTACGAACACGAGCTGGAATGGACCGTGCTCACCTGCAACTCGGCAGCCATCTGCAAGAAACTGTCGCAGTCGCCGCCCAATTTCCAAGACATCCCGGCCCTCGTGGTGAAGCTCGTCATCCGCTTTGCGCTGATCGAGGTGCTGGAGTACATGGAGAACAATCGACCCGACCTGTTCAAGGCTTTTGACGGCACAACGCTGCCTTCGAATGCGTCGGCGTACTACCCGAGGACCGACGTCCTCGACTACTGGAAGCAAAGCAGGTGGTTTCGGGACAAGCACATCTACGACGCCGAGGCTGTCGATGGAGCATCCAAGAACGGTCACGTGCGGATCCTGgactggtggtggcgacggtcCGGCCTGCCATTGCGATATACCGAAACGGCTCTGGAACAGGCCAGCGGAAGGGGGCACCTGTTGGTCCTGGAGTGGTGgcgcgatgcggcggcccaAGACGACAGCATCGTCCTTCGACCGGGCCGGTCTCTGCTGTGGGCGACCCAACACGGGCAAGCCGACGTGCTGCGTTGGTGGGACGCATCTGGCATCCCGGTGGCCCATGGCGATAGCGTGGCCAAGGTGGCGAGCCGCTGGGGCCGGGTCAACGTGCTCGAAGCGTGGAGGCGGCTCAAGGGAGACAACAAGCTCGTCTTCGACCCCGAGGTGCTCATCAGCTCCACAATTCACCAGCacgtcgaggtgctcgagtGGTGGCGCAAGTTTGCCcacggcgagctcgagggcatggACGGACGCAAGCAGCCCGTCGAGTTTCGCACCTGCAACATTGAAGAGGCCCTCGAAGACAGCATCGGCGACCAGAGCAAGGCGCGCAAGTGGTGGGCGCAGTACGGCCTGGACTTGCGCATGAGGAACGAGGAATGGCTTCAGACGCGGTACCTGTGA
- a CDS encoding uncharacterized protein (SECRETED:SignalP(1-20~SECRETED:cutsite=AMA-SP~SECRETED:prob=0.7928)) has protein sequence MRSAIFYPLVASLLGHAAMASPATTTGPDGPDAGTHVRRGDSYHVHCPSSILNGPLRKPCYEDTYCLGSVYQVRSSDKSCCSSCSCVKD, from the coding sequence ATGCGCTCCGCCATCTTCTACCCGCTCGTTGCGTCCCTCCTCGGAcacgcggccatggcctcgcccgccaccacgaccgGTCCCGATGGGCCAGACGCTGGCACCCACGTCCGCAGAGGCGACTCCTACCACGTCCACTGCCCCTCGAGCATCCTCAACGGCCCCCTCAGGAAGCCCTGCTACGAGGACACCTACTGTCTGGGTAGCGTGTACCAAGTGAGGAGTAGCGACAAgtcgtgctgcagctcctgcagcTGCGTGAAGGACTAA
- a CDS encoding uncharacterized protein (EggNog:ENOG503P7QU), with amino-acid sequence MARFPFSMPGRKKSAPQLTLTEHMSKAQRVLGATPLSIDTPPHWDDNSSSSFSDEPLSSKPASYAESWAREFDDDHGLETARSENGWGEESDIIPLPLRVVAGDYGDDVGIEKSADSSMMRTSRSSSTIRSWYDRSKMPLAISQQTSSSAMAKGIPTKAERLLDVGDSHAVRPRKKPGKLDLAALVPGSRFPPRRTSLLHPQGDRAILSSVYVTKSPAMLTPTAPTTPRHLAHPPRGHVRPDGVDEGSRPVADGGNQWAPNNALSELPSLYDHYEQMSLRQIMKHEPTGEISLPTSTEQGAKAQSSSKRSSKTYDWLHQDPSPATPQTAMFTKPLEPSSPTNYAASISSRLTRASKMSRNTEQGLNTADLHHTSVLLLSSDSEDDNDDLASSTTTVTTALTATTAPKSPVAVSIRRPSTIDDDLSSVDSSHQASRRCRGSDKRSSKSSKRTSFASSNTHILIYDGTERSKSLHPNSRANTSQANISQTTSVSSRRASVASTYSGNSASTWHSRSGYIEEARAVTMHRARYPSNAADSEQDQPQFDQNVFHRESLSGSGHQLTPPLSPTSIDQFDRISQPSNDASLSHSRIMAVTRQEELLLAALRQRQDSFRCNVLAQLQETHEEDMYEMATSGVGSHSDRQSKGHRSKTSQGTVTGTTFDFGFPAPPSFKNRRNGPVETRSDRHRSVSRCSSSHQSLSRRSGVISGANASDFDIAAVTLTCGPRGSAGSDGQVDEASTSLDDMEPSPDLSDIQDWEHALSAASEVHVAELPWPMHCQETASKRHDQVPSASPHCTPRVDSLLRRGGEPLAGVVEESSEDDEDLPRPDSPISPTAFPAVPDKRMTRSNMVRLSAVGSGVLGGTGLAHRNEPGWWGDED; translated from the coding sequence ATGGCTCGCTTTCCTTTTTCTATGCCTGGCCGCAAGAAGTCGGCCCCCCAGCTTACACTCACTGAGCACATGAGCAAAgcccagcgcgtcctcggcgccacgcCTCTCAGCATCGACACACCGCCTCATTGGGACGACAAttcgtcctcgagcttcaGCGACGAGCCCTTGAGCTCCAAGCCCGCTAGCTATGCGGAGTCCTGGGCCCGCGAATTCGATGACGACCACGGCCTTGAAACCGCGAGGTCCGAAAATGGCTGGGGCGAGGAATCGGACATCATTCCCCTCCCGCTCCGGGTAGTTGCCGGTGATtacggcgacgacgttggcATTGAGAAATCCGCCGACTCTAGCATGATGCGGACAAGCCGCTCTTCGTCCACAATCCGGTCGTGGTACGATAGATCCAAGATGCCGTTGGCAATTTCGCAGCAAACGTcttcctcggccatggccaaaGGCATACCAACCAAAGCCGAGAGGCTCTTGGACGTTGGAGACTCTCATGCCGTCAGGCCCAGAAAGAAGCCAGGCAAGCTGGATCTCGCAGCCCTCGTTCCCGGATCGCGGTTCCCCCCGAGGAGAACCTCGCTTCTGCACCCGCAAGGCGACAGGGCCATCCTGAGCTCCGTGTACGTGACCAAATCACCCGCCATGTTGACACCTACGGCACCAACCACGCCGCGTCACCTGGCGCATCCACCCAGGGGACATGTCCGCCCAGATGGCGTGGATGAAGGGTCTAGACCGGTTGCCGACGGAGGCAATCAGTGGGCGCCCAACAACGCTCTCAGCGAGCTTCCCAGCTTGTACGACCACTACGAGCAAATGTCGCTGAGGCAGATCATGAAGCACGAGCCAACAGGGGAAATTTCACTGCCTACCTCTACTGAGCAGGGGGCTAAAGCGCAATCTTCATCCAAGAGAAGCAGCAAAACATATGACTGGCTCCATCAGGATCCCAGTCCAGCAACGCCACAGACCGCCATGTTCACGAAGCCGCTGGAGCCGTCCTCTCCCACCAACTATGCCGCCAGCATCTCTAGCAGACTCACACGGGCCTCCAAGATGTCTAGGAATACAGAACAAGGGCTCAATACTGCTGATTTGCACCATACTAGCGTTCTGCTTCTCTCATCCGACTCGGAGGATGACAATGATGATCTTGCCTCATCCACGACTACCGTCACGACGGCCCTCACGGCGACAACTGCCCCCAAAAGTCCAGTCGCTGTCTCGATCAGACGCCCTTCCACAATCGATGATGACCTCTCGTCGGTGGACTCTTCCCACCAGGCTTCCAGGAGATGCCGGGGCAGTGACAAGCGTTCCAGCAAATCAAGCAAGCGAACTAGCTTTGCGTCTTCAAATACGCACATACTAATTTACGATGGCACAGAGCGCTCCAAGTCGCTACATCCGAATTCCCGCGCGAACACCTCACAAGCAAACATCTCGCAAACGACGAGCGTCTCTTCCCGCCGAGCGTCCGTCGCCTCGACGTACTCTGGCAATTCCGCCTCGACTTGGCACAGTCGGTCGGGATACATTGAGGAAGCACGGGCGGTAACGATGCACAGGGCCCGGTATCCGTCGAATGCCGCCGACTCGGAACAAGATCAGCCCCAGTTCGACCAAAATGTGTTCCATCGCGAGTCACTGTCCGGCTCGGGGCATCAACTGACACCTCCGTTAAGCCCCACCTCTATTGACCAGTTCGACCGAATCAGTCAGCCCTCAAATGATGCATCATTAAGCCACAGtcgcatcatggccgtgaCGCGCCAAGAGGAATTATTGTTGGCAGCATTGCGGCAGAGACAGGATTCGTTCCGGTGCAACGTCCTTGCTCAACTTCAAGAAACCCACGAAGAGGACATGTATGAGATGGCAACGTCAGGCGTAGGTTCTCATTCGGACCGGCAGTCGAAAGGACATAGAAGCAAGACTTCGCAAGGCACAGTCACAGGAACCACGTTCGACTTTGGTTTCCCCGCACCTCCCAGCTTTAAAAATAGGCGCAACGGTCCGGTCGAAACCAGATCAGATCGCCATAGGTCCGTTAGTCGTTGCTCGTCGAGCCACCAGTCGCTCAGTCGTCGCTCGGGGGTGATATCTGGTGCGAACGCATCCGACTTTGATATTGCGGCTGTCACCCTGACGTGTGGTCCTCGGGGTAGTGCAGGCTCGGATGGACAAGTAGACGAAGCGTCGACCTCTCTCGACGATATGGAGCCGAGCCCCGATCTGAGCGACATTCAAGACTGGGAGCATGCCTTGTCTGCAGCGTCTGAGGTTCATGTGGCCGAACTTCCTTGGCCCATGCATTGCCAGGAGACGGCGAGCAAGCGCCACGACCAggtgccctcggcgagcccgcACTGCACGCCGCGGGTTGACAgcctcctgcgccgcggcggcgagccgctggcgggcgtggtAGAAGAGAgcagcgaagacgacgaggatctGCCCCGACCAGACAGCCCCATCTCGCCGACTGCCTTCCCCGCCGTGCCGGACAAGAGGATGACGCGCAGCAACATGGTGCGCCTGAGCGCAGTCGGGTCGGGCGTGCTTGGCGGCACGGGGCTGGCCCACAGGAACGAGCCAGGCTGGTGGGGGGATGAGGACTAA
- the MMS2 gene encoding E2 ubiquitin-conjugating protein mms2 (COG:O~BUSCO:EOG09264UD3~EggNog:ENOG503P28S): MSAKVPRNFRLLEELEKGEKGLGAEACSYGLEDSEDLLMSNWNGTILGPPHSVHENRIYSVKMHCGAKYPDEPPTIQFVSQVNLPCVNPRNGVVDPKQLPCLAQWKRENTMETVLIELRRYVSPPRSAIGVLPRLARIPRENDPSPSNR; the protein is encoded by the exons atgagcGCCAAGGTGCCGCGCAActtccgcctcctcgaggagctcgaaAAGGGCGAAaagggcctcggcgccgaggcctgCAGctacggcctcgaggacagcGAGGACCTCTTGATGAGCAACTGGAACGGCACCATCCTGGGCCCTCCTCAC TCCGTCCACGAGAACCGCATCTACAGCGTCAAGATGCACTGCGGAGCAAAGTACCCCGACGAGCCCCCCACGATCCAGTTCGTCAGCCAGGTCAACCTTCCCTGCGTCAACCCCCgcaacggcgtcgtcgaccccaaGCAGCTCCCCTGCCTGGCTCAGTGGAAACGCGAAAACACCATGGAGACGGTCCTCATCGAGCTGCGGAGGTATGTCTCTCCCCCCCGCTCTGCAATAGGGGTCCTCCCCCGTCTGGCCCGCATTCCGAGAGAGAATGACCCGTCCCCGAGCAATCGCTGA
- the SLP2 gene encoding Synaptotagmin-like protein 2 (EggNog:ENOG503NX7K~COG:C~MEROPS:MER0192051): MAASLTRAAALRRTAPLSALALASSSSASAGHLGRAAASARAARLFATSSPALLPSGFASPMPSYFQKPRLPANTVVRFVPQQTAWIVERMGKFNRILEPGLAILMPFIDRIAYVKSLKEVAIEIPSQSAITADNVTLELDGVLYTRVFDAYKASYGVEDAEYAISQLAQTTMRSEIGQLTLDHVLKERAALNTNITAAINDAAEAWGVTCLRYEIRDIHAPAAVVEAMHRQVTAERSKRAEILDSEGQRQSAINIAEGKKQSVILASEAMRAERINMADGEAEAILLKARATAQGIDAVARSILNGEEGARGAVSLTVAEKYVDAFGKLAKEGTAVVVPGNVGDIGGMIATGLSVYGKVGEAQAKSMAQKAMVAEPGQGKAIGQSASEADPVESRKREMKESMLDGFNQTAAKK; this comes from the exons atggccgcgtcgctcACCCGGGCTGCCGCCCTCCGGCGGACAGCTCCCCTATCCGCcctcgccttggcctcgtcgtcgtcggcgtcggccggtCATCtcggacgcgccgccgccagcgcccgcgccgcgcgcctgtTCGCGACGTCGTCCCCGGCGCTCCTACCCTCGGGCTTCGCGAGTCCGATGCCGTCGTACTTCCAGAAGCCCCGGTTGCCGGCCAACACAGTCGTGCGCTTCGTCCCGCAGCAGACGGCGTGGATCGTCGAGCGCATGGGCAAGTTCAACCGCATACTCGAGCCTGGCTTGGCGATCCTGATGCCCTTCATCGACCGGATCGCCTACGTCAAGAGCCTCAAGGAGGTGGCCATCGAGATTCCCAGCCAGAGCGCCATCACGGCAGACAACGTCACGCTCGAACTCGACGGTGTGCTGTACACGCGGGTATTCGATGCGTACAAGGCCAG CTACGGAGTCGAGGATGCCGAGTACGCCATCTCACAGCTCGcccagacgacgatgcgctccgAGATTGGCCAACTGACACTGGACCACGTCCTCAAagagcgcgccgccctcaacaccaacatcaccgccgccatcaacgacgccgccgaagccTGGGGCGTCACCTGCCTGCGTTACGAGATCCGTGACATCcacgcccccgccgccgtcgtcgaagccaTGCACCGCCAGGTCACGGCCGAGCGCTCCAAGCGCGCCGAGATTCTCGACTCGGAGGGTCAGCGCCAGAGCGCCATTAACATTGCCGAGGGCAAGAAACAGAGCGTCATCCTCGCCTCCGAGGCCAtgcgcgccgagcgcatcaacatggccgacggtgaggccgaggccatccTGCTCAAGGCGCGAGCCACGGCGCAGGGCATTGACGCCGTCGCTCGCAGCATCCtcaacggcgaggagggcgcccgcggcgcggtgAGCCTGACCGTTGCGGAGAAGTATGTCGACGCCTTTggcaagctggccaaggagggcaCTGCGGTCGTCGTGCCGGGCAACGTCGGCGACATTGGTGGCATGATTGCCACGGGCCTCAGCGTCTACGGCAAGGTCGGTGAGGCGCAGGCCAAGTCCATGGCACAGAAAGCCATGGTTGCCGAGCCTGGCCAAGGCAAGGCCATCGGGCAGTCCGCCTCCGAAGCGGACCCCGTGGAAAGCAGGAAGCGAGAAATGAAGGAGAGCATGCTCGACGGGTTCAACCAGACGGCAGCCAAGAagtag
- a CDS encoding uncharacterized protein (EggNog:ENOG503PFU4~SECRETED:SignalP(1-16~SECRETED:cutsite=AAA-AD~SECRETED:prob=0.5018)), with protein MVASGLLLALAGMAAAADLSGFSVMRNPVANNGLGVNLAVGGGCDIGEKSCDTNYCIPLTGSCCAVGNGAYCKVGKYCVTGGCCQIGKVCRGGGSGSCDTGEKTCGQYCIPSSAQCCSTSTGRWCESGTTCAVGGTKCAVGGGGGGNSPSSSDSVGGGRTTSDSSGNGATTSYSLGPATTSDSGSVPTTDSSSGGSATAGGSNDSSSSSSSSSTSSSTSSASQTAATRPPPPNAGPTNAPNLLIGLLAAAPLIL; from the coding sequence ATGGTCGCTTCCggtctcctcctcgcccttgcaggcatggctgccgcggcggatcTGTCCGGCTTCAGCGTAATGCGCAACCCCGTCGCCAACAACGGTCTTGGTGTTAACCTCGCggtcggtggcggctgcgacATCGGCGAGAAGTCATGCGACACCAACTACTGCATCCCGCTCACCGGCTCGTGCTGCGCggtcggcaacggcgcctACTGCAAGGTTGGAAAGTACTGCGTCACTGGCGGTTGCTGCCAGATCGGCAAGgtctgccgcggcggcggtagcggctCCTGCGACACGGGCGAGAAGACGTGCGGGCAGTACTGCATCCCCTCAAGCGCCCagtgctgctcgacgtccACCGGCCGCTGGTGCGAGTCGGGCACGACGtgcgccgtgggcggcacCAAGTgtgctgtcggcggcggcggcggtggcaacTCGCCTTCGTCGAGCGACTCAGTCGGCGGTGGTCGCACCACGTCGGACAGCTCGGGCAACGGTGCCACGACCAGCTACTCCCTCGGcccggccaccacctccgACTCGGGCTCCGTCCCGACCACCGACTCCTCCAGCGGCGGAtctgccaccgccggcggcagcaacgacagcagcagcagcagcagcagcagcagcacctctTCTTCGACGTCTTCCGCCTCTcagacggccgccacccgtcctcctccccctaACGCTGGCCCGACCAACGCGCCCAACCTGCTGatcggcctgctcgccgccgcgcccctcaTCCTGTGA